Below is a genomic region from Tepidiforma bonchosmolovskayae.
AGCGTGTTCCGGCGGTTCGAGCGCGAGCCGTTTGCGGCGGCGTCGATCGGGCAGGTGCACCGGGCAGAGCTGCGGGACGGGACGCGGGTGGCGGTGAAGGTCCAGTACCCGGGCGTGCGGGAGGCGATCGAGCGGGACCTGGCGAACGTGGCCGTGCTGCTTGGTTTCGGCGGGCTGGTGGCGAAGGGGCTCGATGTGGAGACGCTTGTGCGGGACCTGGGCGAGGGCATCCGGGGCGAGCTGGATTACCGGCGGGAGGCGGCCTGGCAGCGGCGATTCTTCGATGCGTTCGAAGGGCACGGATTCGTGCGGGTGCCACGGGTGTACCACGAGCTGACGACCGACACCGTGCTGGTGCAGGAGTGGCTGCCGGGGCGGCCGTTCCGGGAGGCGCTGGGGCTGCCGCAGGGGGAGCGGAACCGGCTGGGGGAGATGCTGTACCGGTTCTGTTTCGGCAGCCTGTACCGGCTGCGGCTGTTCAACGGGGACCCGCACCCGGGGAACTACCTGCTGCTGGAGGACGGGCGGGTGGGCTTCGTGGATTACGGGTGCGTGGCCGAGTTCGACAACGCCGTCGTGGAGGGGTTCAAGCGGCTGATCCGGGCGCTGGACCGTGGCGACCGGGAGGCGTGGCGGGCGGCGACCGAAGAGGTCGGCATCCTCCTGCCGAATGCGCCGTTCACGACCGACGAGCTGTACGAGCACATGCACTGGTACTTGGCGCCGATCCTGGAGGACGAGGTGGAGTACACACCGGAGCTGGCGGCGGAGATGGTGCGCCGGAACACGATGACCACGGGGCTGGGCGGGCAGATCAACCGGTACTGCAACGTGCCGGAGGGGATGGTGTTTCTGACACGGATCAACTTCGGGCTGGCGGGGCTGTTCGCGAGCCTGCGGGCGCGCGGGCCGTGGCGCGCGATTGTGCGGGAGTACGTGGACGATGCGCCGCCGAGCACGGAGCTGGGGCGGCTCTCGGCGGCGACGACCCGGAGCGGCAAGCCGATCTAGGCCGGCCTCAGGAGGGTTCGCGGCCGGTGAGGCGGGCGCGGCCGGCGCGCAGGGCGTAGGAGACCGCGTGGAGGCCGAAGCGTGCGGCGATGCCGGCGGCGGTGAGGGCATGGAGGAGCGGGTTGCCGCGGAAGTGCTTCCGGTAGTAGCGCCACATGCCGCGGTGGTGGCCGGCCATGGCCCGGTAGACGGCCCGCCGGGAGCTGCCGCCGACCCGGTGGCGGACGGAGGCGCCGGGGAAGTAGCGGACATCGAGGCCGGCGTCGTGGACGCGGCGGCAGAAGTCGACATCTTCGATGCTGAAGAAGTAGGCGGGGTCGAAAGGGCCGACGGCATCGAGGGCCCGGCGGTGGATGAGCATGAAGGCGCCGGAGACCCAGTCGACGGAGCGGATGTCGTCGTGGCCCCAGTCCGAGAGCAGGTACTGGCGGGACCAGGGGTTGCGGGGAAAGAGTTTGGTGAGGAGCGAGTGTCGGTTGAAGAGGGCGTTCCGGTGGGAGGGGAAGCTGCGGGCGCTGGGCTGGATGGAGCCGTCGGGGTTGAGGATGCGGCCGCCGAGGACGCCGACCCCGGGGTGGGCTTCGAGATACGCGGCAGCGGCGAGGATGCCGTCGTCGAGGAGCTCGGCGTCGGGGTTGAGGAGACAGAAGACCTCGGCGGCAGGGAGGGCCTCGAGGCCGCGGTTGACGGCAGCGGCGAAGCCGAGGTTGCGGCGGTGTTCGATGACGGTGACGGCAGGAAAGGCGGCGCGAATCGCCTCGACGGTGCCGTCGAAGGAGGCGTTGTCGACGACGACGGTGGTTGCGAGGAGACCGGGGACATGGGCCTCGATGGAGCGGAGGGCAGCGAGGGCGAGGTCGCAGCAGCGAAAGGTGACGATGACGATGCCGATGGTCACGGGACGAGCTCCCGGTAGACGGCTTCGGTGAGTTCGGCGGTGCGGGCCCAGGAGAAGCGGGCCGCGTGCTGGAGGCTGCGGTGGGCGAGCTCGGCGCGCCAGGCGGGGTCTTCGAGGAGGCGGAGGGCTTCAGCGGCGATCGCTTCGGGCGAGCGGAGCGGCACGAGGCGGGCGGCGCCATCGAGCACTTCGGACATCGCGGGGGCGTTCGCGGCGATGACGGGCGTGCCGCAGGCCATCGCTTCGAGCGGCGGCAGGCCGAACCCCTCGAAGAGGGACGGAAAGATGAGCGCCTCGGCGGCGGTGAGCAGGGCGGGGAGGTCCCCATCGGGAACGTAGCCGAGGAAGCGGACGGCATCGGCGACGCCGAGGCGGGCGGCTTCGCGGCGGAGCGGGCCGAGGAGGGGGCCGGGGTTGCCGGCGAGCGCGAGGAGGACATCCGGGCGGCGCTCGCGGATGATGGGGAGGGCGCGGACGGCATCGACGGCGCGCTTGCCGGGCTCGGCGGTGCCGAGGCAGAGGAGGTAGGGGGCTTCGATGCCGCGGGAGGCGCGGAAGGCGGCGACGCGCGCGGGTTCGGCGGCGCGGAGGCCGGCGCGCGGGGCCTCGGGGATGACGCGGATCCGCTCGGCGGGGAGGCCGAGGTAGCGGACGGCATCGGCGGCGACCGCCGACGAGGGGACGATGACGCGGTCGGCGAAACGGGCGGTAAAGGCGATGGCCCGGTAGTACCAGCGGCGGGCAGTGCTGTAGCGGCGGGGGATGCGGAAGAAGGTCAGGTCGTGGATGGTGGCGACCCGGGGGATGGGGAGGCGGCGGGGGGTGTAGAAGTGGAGGCCGTGGAGGAGGTCGGCGCGGGCCGCGATGGCCGCCGGGCCGAGGGAACGGAGCTGCCACGCGAAGCGGCGGGCGGGGGAGCCGCCGGGAACGGCGAGGTGGCGGCAACCGGGCAGCGGGCGGGGCGCGAAGGCGACCAGCTCGAGGCCGGGCCGGGCCGCGAGGGCGCCGGCCAGCTCCTTCATGTAGACGCCCGCGCCCGCGGGGCGGGGCGGGAGGGCGGAGGCATCGAGGGCCACGCGAATCACGCTCGGCACCGGGCGATTGTAGGGTGGGCGGTGCCTATAATCCCCGGGGATGAAGGGAATCGTGCTGGCGGGCGGGAAAGGGAGCCGGCTGCGGCCGTTCACCTACTCGGGCGCGAAGCAGCTGGTGCCGATTGCGAACACGCCGGTGCTCCACTTCCCGGTGCGGCAGCTGGTGGAGGCGGGCATCCGGGAGATTGCGCTCGTCGTGGGGGAGACGGAGGGGCAGGTGCGGGAGGCGATGGGCGACGGTTCGGCGTTCGGGGCGCGGTTCACCTATGTGCGGCAGGAGGCGCCGCTGGGGATCGCGCACGGGGCGCTGGTGTGCCGGGAGTTCGCCGGGGATGAGGCGTTCGTGCTGTACCTCGGCGACAACGTGCTGATGGGCGGGATCGCGGGGTTCGTGGAACGGTTCGCGCGGTCGGGGGCGGACGGGGCGCTGATTCTGCGGGAGGTAGAGGACCCGCGGGCGTTCGGCGTGGCGCGGATGGACGGGGAGCGGCTGGTCGAGGTGGTCGAGAAGCCGCAGCGGCCGCCTTCGAACCTCGCGGTAATCGGGGTATACGCCTTTCGGCCGGTGGTGTTCGACGTGATCGCGGCGCAGCAGCCGAGCGCGCGGGGGGAGCTGGAGATTGCCGACGCAATCAATGGGCTGCTGGCGCGGGGCTGCCGCGTGGAGGTGGAGGTGACGCCGCGGGAGTGGATCGATACGGGCAAGATGGAGGATATCCTTGCGGCGAACCGGCTGCTGCTGGGAACGGTGGAGCGGCGGATTGCGCCGGGCGCGCTGGTGCGGGGGAGCCGGGTGGAGGGTGCGGTGGTGATTGACGAGGGCGCGCGGGTGGAGGAGAGCGAGGTGATCGGCCCGGCGGCGATCGGGGCGGGGGCGCACATCGCGGGGAGCGTCATCGGGCCGAACGCGGCGATTGGGGAGGGGTGCCGGGTGGTGCGGAGCCGGGTGGAGGACGCGATTGTGATGAACCACAGCGAGGTGGTGGACTGCCCGGGGGTGGCGCAATCGATGCTGGGGCGGTTCACGCGGGTGGTCGGGGCGCCGGCCGGAGCACGGCTGACGCTGGGCGACCATTCGCGTGTGGAGGCGGCCGGGTGAGGGCGCTGGTCACCGGGGGCTGCGGGTTCATCGGCAGCCACGTGGTGCGGGGGCTGATTGCGGACGGGTGGGAGGTGACGAACCTCGACCGGATGACGTATGCGGCGAACCCGGCGAACGTGGCGGAGGTGGCGGACCACCCGCGCTACCGGTTTGTGGAGGGGGATATCTGCGACGGGCAGCTGGTGCGCGAGCTGGCGGCCGGGGCCGACCTCGTGCTGAACTTCGCCGCCGAGACGCACGTCGACCGGTCGCTGCTGGAGCCGGGCGTGTTCGTTCGGACGGACGTCGAGGGGGTGGTGACGCTGCTGGAGGCGGTCCGGGAGCAGCCGGGGACGGCGCTCGTGCATATGTCGACAGACGAGGTGTTCGGCAGCATCCCGGCGCCGGGGGAGGCCGCGGAGGATGCTCCCTTCGCGCCGAGTTCGCCGTACGCGGCGAGCAAGGCTGCGGCGGAGCTGATGGTGCGGGCGTACGCGGAGACGTACGGGATGGCGGTGACGGTGCTGCGGTGCTGCAACGTCTACGGGCCGAACCAGCACCTGGAGAAGTTCATCCCGCTGTTCACGATGCGGGCGCTGGCCGGTGAGCCGATGCCCCTGTACGGGGACGGGCTGCAGGAGCGGGAGTGGCTGTTTGTCGAGGATTTTGTGGATGCGCTGCGGCTGGTGCTGCGGGAGCTCCCGGCGGCGCCAGGGGTGCATGCGGTGCACATCGGGAGCGGCGAGCGGGTGGCGAACCGGCGGGTGGCGGAGCTGATCTGCGAGCTGCTCGAGCGGCCGGCGGAGCTCATTACGCCGGTGGCGGACCGCCCGGGGCACGACCGGCGGTACGCGCTCGACAGTTCGCGGCTGCGGGCGCGGGGGTGGGCGCCGCGGCGGCGGTTCGCGGAGGGGCTGGCGGAGACGGTGGCCTGGTACCGGGAGCACGGCGAGGCGTGGGCCCAGACGGCGAACGGCGACTTTGCGCGGTACTTCGAGCGGCAGTACGGGGCGCGGCTGGCGCGGCGGTAACGGCTAGGGGGCGTGCTCCCAGTCGAGCATGATGCACTCAATTTCGTCGCCGGGGTTCGCGGCGCGGACGTCTTCGGGGATGACGGCGAGGGCGTTGGCGGAGCTCATGGAGGTGAGCATGCCGGAGCCCTGCGGGCCGGTGAGGTCGGCGTACCAGCGGCCGTCATCACCGCGGGTGACGATGCAGCGGGCATAGAAGCGGCGGGCATCGGGGTTTTTCACGTAGTCGCGGGAGATGGCGCGGACGGTAGGGCGCTCCCAGTCGGAGCGGCCGAGCATGGTGAAGATGGCGGGCCGGCCGAACAGCTCAAAGGAGACCATGGAGCTGACGGGGTTGCCGGGCAGGCCGAGGTGGGGGACTTTGCGGCCGTCGGGCGCGGTGAAGGCGCCGAAGGCGAGGGGTTTGCCGGGGCGCATGCGGACGGACCAGAAGTCGATGTTGCCTTCGCGGGCGAGGACATCTTTGACGACATCGAAGTCGCCGCGGGAGACGCCGGCGGAGGTGACGAGCATGTCGGCATCGAGGCCCTCGCGGATTTTGGCGGTGAGGTCTTCGACGGTATCGCGTGCGATGCCCAGGATGCGGGGGATGCCGCCGTATTTGCGGACGAGGGCGGCGACGCTGTAGGCGTTGGCATCGTAGATGCGGCCGGGGAGGAGGGGTTCGCCGGGCGGGGTGATTTCATCGCCGGTGGAGAGGATGGCCACGACGGGCCGGCGGATGACGGTGACGTGGGTGAGGCCGATGGAGGCGAGGACGCCGATTTCGGAGGGACGGAGGACGCGGCCGGCCTGGATGACGGTGGAGCCGGCCTGGACATCCTCGCCGCGGCGGCG
It encodes:
- a CDS encoding ABC1 kinase family protein — protein: MATGRTGSAMRTGRLARTAVPARLAAAAALRWLGTFRYRGERRREKRKEAVLRTAEDVTRAMGEMKGAAMKVGQVLSMMSGVVPPEMAEGLATLQSNAPPMAYGLVQEVLEAAYGRSPGSVFRRFEREPFAAASIGQVHRAELRDGTRVAVKVQYPGVREAIERDLANVAVLLGFGGLVAKGLDVETLVRDLGEGIRGELDYRREAAWQRRFFDAFEGHGFVRVPRVYHELTTDTVLVQEWLPGRPFREALGLPQGERNRLGEMLYRFCFGSLYRLRLFNGDPHPGNYLLLEDGRVGFVDYGCVAEFDNAVVEGFKRLIRALDRGDREAWRAATEEVGILLPNAPFTTDELYEHMHWYLAPILEDEVEYTPELAAEMVRRNTMTTGLGGQINRYCNVPEGMVFLTRINFGLAGLFASLRARGPWRAIVREYVDDAPPSTELGRLSAATTRSGKPI
- a CDS encoding glycosyltransferase family 2 protein, coding for MTIGIVIVTFRCCDLALAALRSIEAHVPGLLATTVVVDNASFDGTVEAIRAAFPAVTVIEHRRNLGFAAAVNRGLEALPAAEVFCLLNPDAELLDDGILAAAAYLEAHPGVGVLGGRILNPDGSIQPSARSFPSHRNALFNRHSLLTKLFPRNPWSRQYLLSDWGHDDIRSVDWVSGAFMLIHRRALDAVGPFDPAYFFSIEDVDFCRRVHDAGLDVRYFPGASVRHRVGGSSRRAVYRAMAGHHRGMWRYYRKHFRGNPLLHALTAAGIAARFGLHAVSYALRAGRARLTGREPS
- a CDS encoding glycosyltransferase family 4 protein, which codes for MPSVIRVALDASALPPRPAGAGVYMKELAGALAARPGLELVAFAPRPLPGCRHLAVPGGSPARRFAWQLRSLGPAAIAARADLLHGLHFYTPRRLPIPRVATIHDLTFFRIPRRYSTARRWYYRAIAFTARFADRVIVPSSAVAADAVRYLGLPAERIRVIPEAPRAGLRAAEPARVAAFRASRGIEAPYLLCLGTAEPGKRAVDAVRALPIIRERRPDVLLALAGNPGPLLGPLRREAARLGVADAVRFLGYVPDGDLPALLTAAEALIFPSLFEGFGLPPLEAMACGTPVIAANAPAMSEVLDGAARLVPLRSPEAIAAEALRLLEDPAWRAELAHRSLQHAARFSWARTAELTEAVYRELVP
- a CDS encoding glucose-1-phosphate thymidylyltransferase, whose product is MKGIVLAGGKGSRLRPFTYSGAKQLVPIANTPVLHFPVRQLVEAGIREIALVVGETEGQVREAMGDGSAFGARFTYVRQEAPLGIAHGALVCREFAGDEAFVLYLGDNVLMGGIAGFVERFARSGADGALILREVEDPRAFGVARMDGERLVEVVEKPQRPPSNLAVIGVYAFRPVVFDVIAAQQPSARGELEIADAINGLLARGCRVEVEVTPREWIDTGKMEDILAANRLLLGTVERRIAPGALVRGSRVEGAVVIDEGARVEESEVIGPAAIGAGAHIAGSVIGPNAAIGEGCRVVRSRVEDAIVMNHSEVVDCPGVAQSMLGRFTRVVGAPAGARLTLGDHSRVEAAG
- the rfbB gene encoding dTDP-glucose 4,6-dehydratase; translated protein: MRALVTGGCGFIGSHVVRGLIADGWEVTNLDRMTYAANPANVAEVADHPRYRFVEGDICDGQLVRELAAGADLVLNFAAETHVDRSLLEPGVFVRTDVEGVVTLLEAVREQPGTALVHMSTDEVFGSIPAPGEAAEDAPFAPSSPYAASKAAAELMVRAYAETYGMAVTVLRCCNVYGPNQHLEKFIPLFTMRALAGEPMPLYGDGLQEREWLFVEDFVDALRLVLRELPAAPGVHAVHIGSGERVANRRVAELICELLERPAELITPVADRPGHDRRYALDSSRLRARGWAPRRRFAEGLAETVAWYREHGEAWAQTANGDFARYFERQYGARLARR
- a CDS encoding molybdopterin molybdotransferase MoeA gives rise to the protein MLPVTSMIPVEEARERILAYFSRLEPERKPLLDALGQVLAEDVVAPFDIPPLDNTAMDGYAVRAADTAGAGEAAPVELRVIADLAAGYVLETPVGPGEAVRIMTGAPVPPGADAIVPFEETDEALRGINEAARKAGSVRILKAANPGANIRRRGEDVQAGSTVIQAGRVLRPSEIGVLASIGLTHVTVIRRPVVAILSTGDEITPPGEPLLPGRIYDANAYSVAALVRKYGGIPRILGIARDTVEDLTAKIREGLDADMLVTSAGVSRGDFDVVKDVLAREGNIDFWSVRMRPGKPLAFGAFTAPDGRKVPHLGLPGNPVSSMVSFELFGRPAIFTMLGRSDWERPTVRAISRDYVKNPDARRFYARCIVTRGDDGRWYADLTGPQGSGMLTSMSSANALAVIPEDVRAANPGDEIECIMLDWEHAP